The following is a genomic window from Cryptococcus depauperatus CBS 7841 chromosome 2, complete sequence.
ACCAGATGGAATTTTGAGTAGGCAGAGGGTTTGGGTCGAATGGCTATAGAGTGAATCTCAAGTTAGCTGATCAATCCAGATGAAAGAATTCCTCCAGAGTTACGACAAGTCAAACCGGCTGTTTGTCCAAACGCCAGTCTTCAACGGATACACCAAGCTTCAAAGTGCAGCAAACCAAACATACAATGACCGTTATGACTATAACATCAGCCGATATGTCAAGGGTAATTCAAACGTGAAATACGTATTGAATGTATAGAAATAATTGTAATCAGCTTTTGTAATCAACTTTTGtaatcaacttttcaatccCGTCGGCTTCACTTGGAGGAATTTCTCAGGCACCATCGTTCTTTCGTAACCCTGCTTATTAATATTTCTCTTTGAGATAttttaaaaagaaaagaaaaaaaagtaattTTCTAatatcatatatatatttctCAACAATTGTCTTATTGATTTATTTAAATTTGGCGAGAGAAAAACGTAAATGTCTTGTCCCAGCCGAGTTTCCAACCCTCCAACTCATCCGCCTATACCTTTTGCCTTTGACCCCGTTCCAGAGGCCATCGATGCGATCAAGAGAGGAGAGTTTGTCGTGGTCATGGACGATGAGAGTAGAGAAAATGAAGGAGACTTGGTATGCGCAGGAAGCTCAATCACCACTGAGGGAATGGCTTGGATGATAAAATGGACCAGGTAGGTCAACAGACTTGgtcttggaaaaagatatatcTGATAGGAAGCTATCAGCGGCTACGTCTGtatctctcttcctccttccaGACTGCAGGCTCTTCAGCTTCCgcctcttctccctcttAATGGCGTTTCGCAAGATCCAAAAGGAACAGCATACCATCTCACGGTTGATTCAAACTCACGCAAACATCCAGTCGTTTCGACGGGTATATCAGCACATGATCGAGCCTACACTGCGAGACTGCTCAGCGACCCTAGTAGTGACGAGGGAGACTTTACGAGACCAGGACATATGGTCCCGCTGAGATATACCCCTGGAGGTGTCAGGTCTAGAAGGGGTCATACAGAATGTGCCAGTGGTTCGTCTTGTTACGAGGAATGTTCACACTATTGCTAAAGCTGGATCGTTTAGATCTCTGTTACCTAGCAGGACTTGAACCAGTGGGTCTCTTATGCGAAGTTGTTCACCCTTCAGATGCGTCCGGTTCGATGGCTCGGCGGGATGATTGCTGGAGATTCGCCAGAGAATGGGGTTTAAAAATTATAAGCGTAGAGGGACTGGTTGAGCATGTGTCGAAGGAGGACAACGATTTGGTCCCCAAAGCAAAGGCTGCTTGAGTAATGGTGGATGGCAGAGTTCAGATGGGATGAAAACGGCCAAAAATCATTCTCACTTTCCACCTAAAAATATAGAGATAGCATCATATTGGCGCTGGGCTGCTACTGTCAATTCTGCCCGATTCATATACTTTTTTTGAGCTCAAGATGATTGATGAAAGCAAATAGAATATATTTTGCAGATAGTTGAGAATACCGCCACAAACATAAATCCCGAGAGGCCGATAACTTTCATAgtcatcttttgagattgtCTTTAAAGTACTTTTAAAAACCAACTTACTTTAgaattcttttcaaaatggCATCTATGGCTGCTACTCTCGCGGCTTCTCTGCCCACAGCGGTATCGAGACAAGTCACGTCACAACCAGCTCCACCACAACCCTCAAATGTGCCGCAGAGGCTGGAAGGCGTCGTAGATGTAgaagctgccaaagaagTTGAGACTGTTCAGCTCAACTCCCTGGTAAGGACGTTTTGAGGGGAAAGAGCTGGGTTGATGGAGAAAACAGGTGTTTCTCAAAATTATGAAGCATTCTACCGACAACCTTCCTGCTCCTCCTGCCTCTACCCTCCAACAAGACCGAAACCCTCCTCCATCCACGGAATTGTCTAGTCATGTAGATGCCCTTGGCATCCTTCTCGGTCTGGATTTGGACGGCGTTATGGAAGTTGAAgactcttttgccttgccTGGTGGAGAGACCAATGTTGGGCGTATGTTGCTGCCTGTTCAGAGAAACTGCTCAATTCTGACGTGTGTCGTAGCCAACTCTTATTCTGCCGAACTCTTGAAAAGGCTGAATGCAGTTTCTACCCCTGATTCTCCTGTCGGAATTTACCTCTCGACACACAATGGTGACTTTGCTACCCGTGTCTCAATTGAACTGCTCGCTGCCgttgaaaagattatgGGTCGAGGAAGAGCTGTCCTGGTTATCCACGACGTATGCCGATCAAATGGTAACGATTTATCCGTGAAGGCATTTAAACTTGGGGATGGTGCCAGAAGAGCAGCCGCTGCTGGCAAATGGGATGGTCAGACTTTGATGGACAACGGAATCACTGCGTCAACTCTCTTGACACCATTGCCAATCACTGTCACTTCCTCATCTTTAACCAATGCGTTTCTATCTAcgctctcttctcctcctctCGATTCACCTGCTCCATCTCTCTATAATCCCAACATCATCCTTCCTCCCTCATTTTCTCCACTTCTCAACCCGCTTCCTGGATCACTCAACAATTACCTCCAAAATAC
Proteins encoded in this region:
- a CDS encoding 3,4-dihydroxy-2-butanone-4-phosphate synthase, translated to MSCPSRVSNPPTHPPIPFAFDPVPEAIDAIKRGEFVVVMDDESRENEGDLVCAGSSITTEGMAWMIKWTSGYVCISLPPSRLQALQLPPLLPLNGVSQDPKGTAYHLTVDSNSRKHPVVSTGISAHDRAYTARLLSDPSSDEGDFTRPGHMVPLRYTPGGVRSRRGHTECASDLCYLAGLEPVGLLCEVVHPSDASGSMARRDDCWRFAREWGLKIISVEGLVEHVSKEDNDLVPKAKAA